Proteins encoded together in one bacterium window:
- a CDS encoding HAMP domain-containing protein gives MRIFKSRLQKKLILSFLAVGIAPMVISIFMTTQIMSRRVEEDIKNTIYDAYNLAEEEITQLQEMAFESNEHYLNQPEFFKNTKKAFLEIKTWEEQPYLPIAENVFLYKGPHAKEGKLFIEVGVGQLKTLMAGVVSPIKDENENVIGGLGTVYPLGQRFEQNITRLTGVAVRIFAMVSSEEEEKEIRDVKFSPKAEEEIFQKHETYYDQGATLKGKPYAALCKPFMGEDKILGLMLIGIPKTYAFQTVLKEYLPFFLGIWILVAGALGYIITRGITNPISKFIKGANAIASGDLNQHIILNSKDEIGSLALAFNNMAAELKKMQKMQEELRKLDRLSALGQLTAEVAHEVKNPLGIIKNSAQILESSPLDEIKRKEIVNFIIEEAERINKVVDNFLQFAKSPKTRKQKTNIIEVLNRTVQLVSDTLVKNDIEVIKEYKDSVPLIRTDQSQLQQLFLNLTLNAIEAMPEGGRLKILTQLEFEKTLGHTKEQWIKIVFSDTGRGVSAKLKKKIFEPFYTTRKHGTGLGLSISRKIVENHGGKITLESEVGKGSSFKILLPV, from the coding sequence ATGAGAATCTTTAAATCCAGATTACAAAAAAAACTTATACTTTCTTTTCTTGCCGTTGGTATAGCTCCAATGGTTATATCGATTTTTATGACTACTCAAATTATGTCCAGGCGCGTGGAAGAAGACATTAAAAACACCATATATGACGCTTATAATTTAGCGGAAGAGGAAATCACCCAATTACAAGAAATGGCTTTTGAAAGCAATGAACATTACTTGAATCAACCCGAATTCTTTAAAAATACAAAAAAAGCTTTCTTGGAAATTAAAACATGGGAGGAACAACCCTATTTGCCTATCGCAGAAAATGTTTTCCTTTATAAAGGTCCTCATGCAAAAGAAGGGAAATTGTTTATAGAGGTAGGAGTGGGGCAATTAAAGACTTTAATGGCTGGAGTAGTATCGCCCATAAAGGATGAAAACGAAAATGTTATCGGCGGATTGGGAACAGTATATCCCCTAGGTCAGAGATTCGAGCAGAATATAACTCGTCTTACAGGAGTTGCAGTGCGAATTTTTGCAATGGTTTCATCGGAAGAAGAAGAGAAAGAGATTAGAGATGTAAAATTCTCCCCAAAAGCCGAAGAAGAAATTTTCCAGAAACACGAAACATATTATGACCAGGGAGCAACATTAAAAGGTAAACCGTATGCTGCTTTATGTAAACCCTTTATGGGAGAAGACAAAATTTTGGGGCTTATGCTTATAGGTATTCCAAAAACTTATGCTTTCCAAACGGTTCTTAAGGAATATCTTCCTTTTTTCTTGGGTATATGGATATTAGTAGCCGGAGCCTTGGGATATATCATAACTCGTGGAATAACAAACCCGATAAGCAAATTCATCAAGGGAGCAAATGCTATTGCATCCGGCGACTTGAACCAACACATTATTCTTAATTCCAAAGATGAAATCGGTAGTTTGGCGTTGGCATTTAACAATATGGCAGCAGAACTTAAAAAAATGCAGAAGATGCAGGAAGAACTTAGAAAACTTGATAGGTTGTCTGCTTTGGGGCAACTGACGGCTGAAGTTGCGCATGAGGTTAAAAATCCGCTGGGCATAATAAAAAACTCCGCGCAAATTTTGGAAAGCAGCCCTTTAGATGAAATAAAAAGAAAGGAAATCGTAAACTTTATCATAGAAGAAGCCGAACGTATAAATAAAGTTGTTGATAATTTCCTGCAATTTGCAAAATCGCCAAAAACAAGAAAACAAAAGACTAACATAATTGAAGTATTAAATAGAACTGTTCAGCTTGTTAGCGACACCTTGGTAAAAAATGATATCGAAGTTATTAAAGAGTATAAAGACTCTGTTCCGTTGATTCGTACTGACCAATCTCAATTGCAGCAGCTTTTCTTAAATTTAACATTAAATGCAATAGAAGCAATGCCTGAAGGAGGCAGGTTGAAAATTTTAACTCAACTTGAATTCGAAAAAACACTTGGACATACAAAAGAGCAGTGGATAAAAATTGTTTTTTCAGATACAGGTCGCGGGGTATCTGCCAAACTGAAAAAGAAAATTTTTGAACCTTTTTATACAACGCGCAAACATGGGACAGGATTGGGTCTATCGA